The nucleotide sequence AAAGTTTTACATGTTTTCTTTCATTTGAACTTGAGGCTGTGGTAAAATCATAGTTGTGAAATGAAGTGAAGGTCAAGAAAAATTCTCTCCCAGGCACGAAGTCTAAGAGCGGTCCTTAACCGTTAGACTTTCCCCTTTTCTGTTAAGTTGACTTTCTTCTTTTGGGTGTTTTCCACCTACTTTCCCTGTTACGTCTTCGAAATTCTCTCTTTTTCCGGAATATCCACTGGACAAAAGACTTCTCTGAGTTTTATACTCCGGGTTCTTCCCCCGACCCCGTCGGAGGGACAGCCGTCGCCGGCCAGAGTCACCACCATACCTCAAGCCCGTTGAAGACAAGCTCCATGTCAACTCCTAACAACAACAACCAACTGTTACAGAGGTTTCTCTCCTGGTATGGAACCTTCTTGTAGCTGGTAAACTCGATTTTTGAACAAATCCATTCCCACATCTTTGTGGTTCATAGTAAGCCTGCTGATTACCGACTCACGGCTCACGGATCTGTTTCACTGCTTGACCCGACCGCTACTTCCCACCCGACGAACAACGAACTCTCACTAGTACTACTTTGTGTAGTTTTTGTATATCAACAATGTCTCACCGTTACTCAAGAACGGATAAAGGCAAGTGGCAGGAGGACCGCCTTCCCCCAAGGAAGCCACTAGTTCGGATCCCAGAATCCAATGTTGCTGAACTTATTGAGAGCAACAAGTTTACTCTCATTGGTAGAGTCACCAACCCTTCTATTCAAAAGACTAGGGCCCTGGTAGATTTCTTTCTACAACACTGGAATGTGGTGGGGAAAATCACGGGGAGACCCCTAGGGCCGCAACTCTTCCAATTCAGTTTTGAGTCAGAAAAGGACCTACAGGCCATTCTCTCAAAGTCTCCCTTCCACTTTAAGAGATGGATGATGATTTTGCAGCGCTGGGAGCCGGTTGTCTCTGACAACTTCCCTAACCGCGTCaccttctggatcaacatacaTGGAATCCCCCTCCACTATTGGAATGATGCAACCATCAACGCTATAGGGGAAGCTCTAGGGCCGATTGACACTCGTGAAGTTGATAAAGCTCGTCTGAGGGTTCGCATCAATGGCCTTAAGCCTCTCATCATGCGTATGGACATTGAACTCCCCTCAAAGGACGTAATAGAGGTGGAACTTGAGTATGAAAAACTCGAAAAACATTGTTTCCATTGTAAATCCCTCAGCCATGAGTATGGTGAGTGCCACTATCAACCGCCTGCTCGACTTTCAAACGGAGAAAGGCGACACACAAATGCAGCACAACAAACCACCCTGGAACGCATAGAAGAGGGGAAAAAACGCCAGGCTGAAAGGAAGCATGCACGTATGCAACACTCGCACCATCATGAGGGAGCCAGATGGACAAACTATAGGACCTCGAATACAAAGGAATATCGCCCGATCTCGCATGGAACCTCCTCCAGAAACAGCTCAGGGAGTAGCTCGGTTTATGAGGAAAACCGTCGCCGATATGATGATAGGAATCTACCAAGTGTGATGATTCCCTCTCATAAAAAAAACCTCCCCATGCGAGGCTCCCAGGAACGTGCCCCTGCACCACATGACTGGCAGAGCCGCAATCTTCCAGCCCCTGAACCTAGGGGCTCCAGGAACTCACAGTCCTCACCAGCTAGCTCCAACCCTAAAGGAACGCCGTCATCAGCTCTAGGAGAGGGCCACCAAAGAAGTAACATTGCATCTCGACTCTCGGACCCTAGGAATAGCATGGCTTCAAGCGAGGAACGCCTCCCAGCGAAAGAGCGTTTATCGGTTCATACTCAACGAACTAACAGCAAAGAGCAAAGGGTCTCCAGCAATGCCTCGAGCCAAGATAGACTACCTGCGTTGAAGAGACTCTCAGGCCAAGGAGCTGGGGAACCTCACTCTAATACACAACGTATGCAGGAGTTTGAAACTCAATTGGAGGATTCGCTACCTCCTGTCTCAAATGGTATCATTGTTACTCGACCATCGAGTTCTAATCTGTTCGATTCAGGACGCCTAGGCCCGGGAGAAAGGTCTCCTATCAGAACTCTCAGTGAGGATAGAGTCCATGTGTCACTGCGCTTAGGACCTCTACTAGCTGATACTGAAGAAGACACTGAGCTTGACCAACCGATCCTCTCCAAAGCAGAAGGCAAGAAGAAAGTAGGAGAAGCACAAACGAGGAAAAGGATTGCACGAGCCCCTACTCAGGGAGTTAGTgtaaagaaaagaagagtttCCAAAACTCAAAATTCTCCTCGTAGGAGTTCACCCCGCCGAAATCCGCCTCGCAGGAAATTAATGATGGACGCAATTGTAGCAGGTGGAGGTGGCTTATCGGGTGTGTCACGCAGTACACCAAGAGGGTCAAAAATCATTCCAGCCATGGTGAAAAAGGGAAAGGATTTTCATCCTCTCCCAAAATCTCTTCCTTAGCCTGTGTTAGCTGGAACTGTCAAGGCATTGGGGCCCCCTTGACGGTCCAGCGAATACGGGAGTTTCGCAAACGAATCTCCCCTGCGGTGCTGTTCCTTATGGAAACAAAAACCCAAGACGAAGCCCTGTTCAAGCATTTCCGGAAATCAGAGCTTTCAAACCACTTTACGGTTCCACCAATAGGACTTGCGGGCGGACTTTCACTCTCTTGGAAGGATAATATACAGGTTGAAATTCTATTCTCATCATCTAATATTATCGATACTCGTATTAAGGCGCATGGAATCTCCTGTTTTGTTTCCTTCATATACGGCCCCCCGGTTACTTCAAATCGCCCCGCCTTCTGGATTAAAATGATGGAGTTAGGAGAAGGCAGGGATGACTCATGGCTCATCACGGGAGACTTCAATGATCTCTTGGAAAACTCAGAGAAGGTGGGGGGACCGGCGCGCTGGGAGGGATCTTTCCTATCTTTTAGGAGTTTTGTGGCTCAGATGGGTCTCTGGGACCTTAAACACTCGGGTAATCACCTCTCGTGGAGAGGAACGAGATATAACCACTTCATACAGTCAAGACTGGACCGGGCAATGGCAAATTGCTCCTGGTTTGAGCGATTTCCGGCTGGAAGAAGTGAGTATCTGCGCTTTGAAGGCTCAGATCATCGCCCCATCATTGTTCACTTCGATGTATCCCttaggaagaagaagggtttgTTTCGGTTTGATAGAAGACTTCGACATAAGCCGGAGATTCGTCAACTGGTTTCAGAACAATGGAAAAAAGAACCCTTGGAGTCGGTTTTGGCAAAAATTGGCAGGGTCAGACATAACATAATCCAGTGGACCCGCGAGAAAAATTTAAACAGCAACCTAGCTATCAAGAAAGCACAGGAAGAACTAGAAGAAGCTCTATCCAGTCCATGCTACCATCGCATCCCTCACAGGCGTGCTGGAAGGCGCTTATAGGGAAGAAGAACTGTATTGGCGACAACGGAGCCGTATCCTATGGCTACATAGTGGAGATCGTAATACAGGTTTCTTTCACGCATCGACTCGCGGTAGACGGGCAATCAACAACATCACAGTACTAGAGGATGGTGGAGGGACCGCTGTCTATCAGGAGGAGGAGATAGTTCAATCTATTTCATCCTACTACTCTCGGATATTTACAGCACAAATGTCTGATTCCTCTTCAGTGGTTAGGGAAGCCATCTCCCCGCTAATTACCACAGAGATGAACCAAACATTAATCTCCCTCCCTTCCCCACTCGAGATAAGAGAAGCAGCTTTCTCTATTCACCCTGACAGGGCCCCGGGACCGGATGGTTTCTCGGCAAGCTTTTACCAATCTTTTTGGGATATTATCGGGGAACATGTTAGCAAAGACATTCAGAGATTCTTTGTGACAGGAGCTCTGGATTTGCGCCAGAACGAGACGCACGTGCGTCTAATCCCAAAGGTTACGGGGGCCAGGAATGTAGAGGAGTATCGGCCGATCGCCTTGTGCAACACGCATTATAAGATAATCGCTAAAATCCTCACTCGCCGCCTCCAGCCCCTCCTACCAGATCTGATATCAGAACATCAATCTGCTTTCGTCAAGGGCCGCTCTATAGCTGATAATGTGCTAATCACACATGAAATTCTTCATTACCTGCAACACTCAGGAGCAACAGTTCGGTGCAGCATGGCTATTAAGACGGATATGAGCAAGGCATATGACCGCATTGAATGGAGCTTCCTGCAGAATGTCTTAGCTCGATTTGGTTTCCACGACACTTGGATCTCATGGATTATGGCATGTGTATCCTCGGTGTCTTACTCTTATCTTGTCAATGGAGCGGCTCAAGGCCGAGTGATACCGTCGAGAGGAATCCGACAAGGGGACCCACTATCACCATACCTCTTTATCCTTTGTACTGAGGTACTTTCCGGTTTGTGCAAGGAGGCGCAGGCAAAAGGCGAAGTCATCGGCATTAAAGTGTCGCGTCAAAGCCCCGCTCTAAACCATCTACTGTTTGCCGATGACACCATGTTCTTCAGTAGAACGGATACTAGGAGCTGCTCGGCTCTTCTCTCGATCTTAAAGAAATACGAGGCTGCGTCTGGTCAATGTATCAACCTAGCGAAGTCGTCCATCACCTTTTCAGCAAAAACTCCGGGAGACTCAAAACGGCGGATTAGGAATCAGTTCCTTATTTCCAATGAAGGTGGACTCGGGAAATACTTAGGCTTGCCGGAGCACTTCGGACGTAAGAAACGCGATATTTTTGCGGCACTGGTGGACCGTATGCGACAAAGATCCCATAGTTGGTCTACTCGCTTTCTCTCCGGAGCTGGTAAGATGGTGTTGTTGAAGGCTGTCTTGGCTGCGATGCCAACATATTCTATGTCGTGCTTCAAGCTGCCCTTCTCTCTTGTGAAGCAAATTCAATCTATCCTCACAAGATTCTGGTGGGATCTTACGCCGGAGGTTAAGAAGATGTGTTGGGTATCTTGGGCAAAACTGTCTAGACCGAAGAGTGCAGGGGGACTTGGGTTTCGGGAAATTGCTCAGTTTAATGACGCTATGCTCGCAAAAATCTCTTGGCGAATCCTTAAAACCCCCGACTCCCTCCTTGCAAAGATTCTCTTGGGTAAATATTGTCACAGGACCTCCTTCTTAGAGACAATACCAGCAAATGGAATCTCTCATGGATGGAGAGGAGTGTTGGTGGGCCGAGACTTGTTGCAGACGGGACTAGGATGGGCTTTAGGATCAGGAACACACGTCAACATGTGGGAGGAACCATGGTTATCCACTTCACGACCTCAGGCCCCTATCGGTCCTCCTACTAGAGAAAACCAGTCTTGGCGGGTTAGTAACCTGATCGACCCGATCTCTAAAGACTGGAATGTAATGGTGATCAGAGAAACAGTACCTCAGTATGAGGATGACATTCGGAGACTAGTCCCAAGCTCCTTCTTCCTGGAGGATGAAAGGGTCTGGTTACCTAATGCTTCAGGAATCTACACAACTAAATCAGGGTATGCTTTGGCAAAGCTCTGTAATGGTGAACAGGTGAACCAGGACTTCAATTGGAAAAAGTGTGTGTGGCAAGTTCACACATCACCAAAAATCCACCACTTCCTATGGAAAGCAAATAACAAAGCACTCCCCGTTGGCGCACGGCTGGAGAGCAGAGGTTTAGCTATCTCCCCAGTTTGTAAGAGATGTGGAGACTTGGAAactgaactccatgtcctcctccAGTGCCCCTTTGCGAGGAAGATCTGGGATTTAGCACCCTGCATGTTCAAACCGGACCCAACATCAATCAACTCGATCTCGGAACTTCTCCAAACCTGTCGTAAGATGGTCTCCCTTCCTCCAGTGGGACTAGGCAGTACTCCTCTGTACCCTTGGATCCTTTGGATCCTGTGGACAAATCGAAATAAGTGTCTGTTTGAAAACAAACTCTTCTCGGAAGAGGCCTCTTTATTGAAGGCTATTCAGGACGCTAGGGCGTGGCAATCTGCCCAATGCCTTGCTGTAAAAGTCTCCTTACCACACTCTGTGGTCCCGTCACATAATATACCAGTTGCTAACTCATTTACGTGGTCCTCTTTTTCGGATGCAGCTTGGGATTCATCAACGGGTAACTGCGGGCTGGGATGGCAACTTCGTGACGCTACGAAAACTGTTGCAGAAAGCTCCTCCTCTCACCGTCGCTTTGTTCCCTCTGCCCTTGTGGCTGAGGCTTTGGCGGTTAAGGCTGCTATGATTGCAGCTCTCTCTTCACATGTCAGTAGTCTCCATGTTTACTCTGACTCTAAGGCTCTCATCACGCTCCTGAAGTCTCAAGACGATGATGTTGTCTTGAAAGGTGTTCTCCATGATATCAGAATCTTGGCGCTCTCTTTCGAATCTATCTTGTATTGTTTTATTCCGCGTTTAGCAAACTGTGATGCTGACTCTCTAGCGAAGTCAGCCTTGTTTTCTCTTCATTCCACTGTACCTGCAACTGAGTAGTttgcttctgttttaatataagtaatttttcgatcaaaaaaaaaaaaaaaaaagaaaatcgacCAGCAAACTTTATATCCTTACATATTGTTTCTTCACTTTTGTAGTGATGCGACTGACTGTGCTTTAGTTTTCTTGGCATTTATGATAATGGAGGCGGCTCTGTTAATGGAGGCTGCTGCTCTGttagaagaaacaaaaagagaactatttttgttttttctttatttgtcaACAAACGTGACTATTTAGAAGGAAAGTGGTGGAAGAATGTTCAAAACGATTAGACAACTAGCTTTATATCATCTCCATAGATAAAGTAACAGAAAGTGGCGAACAAGAGACGAACGGACTTAGATATATCTAATGGAGGCGGCTCTGTTCCTGATTTTTTGCTTCCTATTATCATTCATTCTCCTAGCCGCCGTCAGATCCAAACGTAGATCAACCTTACTACCTCCGGGACCTCCAGGATGGCCTATCATTGGAAACATTCTCCAAATAGGAAAAGCTCCACATCGCTCACTCGCCGACCTCTCGAGAATTTATGGACCCGTCATGAGTCTTAGGCTTGGAAGTTTAACCACAGTGATCATTTCCTCACCGGAGGCCGCAAGAGAGGTGCTTAAAACACATGATCAAGTCCTGTCTGGACGAATAATCCTCGACCCGATTCAATCCATCCACCAAGATGTCTCCATGGCCTGGTTACCTTCAACATCCCCTCGTTGGAGGTAAATTATGAACAACTTGTCTGTTTTTAAAAGAATCTCACATGGTAATTAATTTAGCTATAATGATACATTATCAGGTTTcttatagtaaaaataaaatcgTAATAGAATACATTTGTAACAATAGTTTGGTCGTTTAAGGGTTGTCGATCTATCCTAAATTAGTATGTGTGGTTTTCTGGTCATTTGAGTTTCGGTTCAGTTCTGGTTTTCGTCTATTTCAGATTTAAGGATATAGAAACCATTCGGGATTGTTAGTATCAGTTGAGTAAAAATATTACACCTAATACCCAAAAAATTcggatttggtttggttttagttATTAGGCAATTTTGgatatttcaaacaaaaatacctGATAACCAGGGATTTTAGATAAATATCATACAATTCAAATTGCTTAGATTTAATTATCGggtaatttaaataatttcatataatttgaatacaaatatatttgGGTAATTAGGGGTTTTGagtaatttttagtttataaattgtattttggttttcggttttcAGATTTAAAGAACTAGAAGCCATTTAGATTCTTATAAGTTTTGGTTCATTTTAAGTTCATTTTCCGGGTTCAGTTTTTCCATTTGGATAAAATGCCTTGGCATGGTTTATATACTGATTGACGATGGATGAGTATTATGTTCCACATAGGTTATGGAGAAAGATATCGGCGACTCAAATGTTCTCCCCGCAATGTCTCGACGCTACCAAGACAGTGCGCATGAAGAAAGTGAATGAACTTGTAACATTTATTAGTGAAATATGCGAAAGAGGAGAGTCCATCAACATTGCTCGTGCCTCCTTCGTCACATCGCTCAATCTAATTTCAAACACTCTATTTTCGACAGACTTGGGTAGTTATGACTCAAAAATCTCCATGGAGCTCCAAGAATCGGTGGTTCGTATAATGGAAACCATTGGGAAACCAAACCTAGCCAACTATTTTCCGCTTATAGGGTTTCTTGATCTGCAAGGTATCCGAAAAGAGATGAAGGTATGCTCAGATGTGTTGTTTCAGGTTTTTCAAGGGTTCATCGATGCTCGGAACAATGAGAAAACAACGAGGAATGAAAGTGATCTCTTGGATTCACTTATGGATTTAGTCAAAGAAAATGGACCCGAGCTCAAAGTGAACGAAATCAAACACTTTATATTTGTAAGTGCGTCGAAAAGGCTATTTATATACAATTCCTAAAATCTTATACATCTTTGTGACTGCATTTTGCTTTCAAggttactttttaatttttttcaaaagataatagCGGATTCTTTAGCCAGTAGTGCTAGATATTTCCACAGGAAATTATGTTATATTGATTGTTTAGTTCTGGTTTACTTATCCAAACCACATCaagttttgaataataaaataggTGTTTGacttaaaagaaaaagacaataGAAATATCTGCATGTAAACCTAGCTAGTACTTATATTTGTTTGTGTGTATCAGGACTTGTTTCTTGCAGGGACTGATACGAACTCCACCACGGTGGAATGGGCAATGGCTGAGCTACTTCGCAACCCTAAGACAATGGCTAAAGCTCAAGCTGAGATGGACGATGTGGTAGGTCTAAACGGTGTCGTTCAGGAGTCACACATCTCGGATCTTCCATATTTACAAGCATTAGTGAAAGAGACTCTCCGTTTGCACCCACCGGGTCCACTTCTGGGACCACACAAAGCCGAGTCAAATGCAgagattttagggtttctggTGCCTAAGAATGCTCAGGTTCTGGTAAACGCTTGGGCTATAGGACGAGACTCGGGCATTTGGGAAAACGCAGAGCAGTTCGAGCCAGAGAGGTTTTTGGTGGGACGAGAGATTGATTTGAAAGGTAGAGATTTTGAGCTGATACCGTTTGGGGCTGGAAGAAGAATATGTCCTGGAATGTCTTTGGCTATGAAGACAGTATCTCtcattcttgcttctcttcttcattcttttcAATGGAAGCTTCAAAATGGTGTCCTTCCTGAGGATTTGGACATGGACGAGAGCTTCGGTCTTAGCTTGCATAAGGCCAACCCACTTTATGCAGTCCCCGTCCTGAAACCTGCGAATGGTAGtcttttgtaatttatatttgcactatgaagaaaatgaataaaactACCACTCTTGCATTATAGTAAGTCTTGGTTTGTTTTGTATAATAAGTAATGAGTGAAATTGTTAAGTTTCCTAGGACTTCTAACTTAAAATCAATCGGAGATAAGTGTAGTGGTCcaaaccctttatatattacttaagtcCATTTCATAATTCAATGTGGAATCTTAATCTCCAACATCCTCACTCGATATAGTGGTGCGTATGACCACTAGTTTCGATAGAATCCATCACACCCCTCCAAGATAATATCCTTTTTTAGATATCTTGAAGAAATTAAACCTTCCTTGGACCATTATTTCTTATGATGGCCGGACAACTTTCTGGACCGGGTTAATGGTTAAGGTGTCGGCCCGTTTTGATACCATGTCAAGAAGTTTGAGCAATACATTGAGAACCTTCTTATTCATCAAGTAACTGATACAAGCTCCATATATACAAGTATGTATGTTAACTTAAAGCTTGTTATACAAACCGGGTTACACACAATATATGTCAGCTCAATACCGGTCAATGGTATTATCCAAAACGATTCGAACCCGAAAAAGTATCCGAAATAATCAGAAAATCCGAAAAAGTCGTAAAGATCAACAAGACTTGAGAGTATCCAAAAAGGTATTCAAAACCTAAAAAATTATCTCAAATACTCAATTTCGTTTATGTTGATCAACCCGTAAAGATATACTAATCCGAAGTATTATTAACCGAACTCGAATAAATTTAGATCAAAAATGAATTTAtgatgaaattataaaatatatccaTACCCGAAGAATTATTAAAGGAACCCGACgcgaaaatatataaaatctgaaTGAGATTGTGTCGTTTTAAATTCCAATTTAACCACTCATTTGACTGGTCAAGAGCAGAGACAGGAGGAAGAAGGAAATTTACCATCGTAACTTTCTTAATGGGTGCGAAATTGCTAAATCAAACATCACTCCCTCTTTCTCGCGCTCACCTTTCTCCGATCGTTGCTGCTCCTTCCAATCGCCGGTTAGATCAGATTTTACAAGAAATGTGAGCCGGATAATCTCAGTTGCTTCccattcatttttttgtttgcttggaCATTTTCTCCTACCATTATCACCGAAACCGTGCGTATCTACTCTCAGTTCCTTCACATGTCTAAGACAGATCTCGTGTCTGAATGTTCTGTAGATTTCTTGTTGTCGGAAGCGAAAATATCAACAGGATGGAGTTTTGTTCTGTCATGTGTGccctaatatttttatttacatattatattcatttcaGCTTCCGTGTTTCCCACGTTAGTGCTTATTTTCCATTATTTGGTGTTAAACAGGTGGTAAGTGAGATACCTGTTTCCGTAGGTTCTCTATAAGCTCTTTAAAatggaagaagacgaagaaaagAAACTCTCCAAAGTTTCTGATGTTGAGAATATAATAAATGCATCTGATAAAGGAAACCCTAGTTTGATTCCTGATGAACATGCTGATGATGAAGATCTACAAGGGATTAGTTTAGTTGACGCAGTCCTTGACGATGACAACTTCGAACAAGTTTCGCTAAAAGAGGAAACGTCTCTTTCATCAACGAGTCTAGATCCTCTGGTTCAGTCCCCACATAGACCCAAACCAAAGGATACAATGCAAAACGTTTCTCCAGAGTTGCTCCATCTAGTTGATTCGGCCATCATGGGCAAGCCTGAAAGCTTAGACAAGCTAAAGAACATTGTCACTGGTGTTGAAAGTTTTGGGTCTGCAGATGATGATGCTGAGACTATTGCTTTCCTTGTTATTGATTCTCTTTTAGCTACCATGGGTGGAGTTGAGAGCTTTGAAGAGGATGAAGATAGCAACCCACCTAGCGTGATGCTGAACTCTCGTGCCGCCGTTGTATCTGGAGAGCTTATCCCTAACCTTCCTTGTTTGGGTGATAGTGTTGTCTTCATGTCTCCTAGGACACGCATGGTGCGTGGCTTGCTTGCTATCTTACGTTCTTGCACGAGGAACAGAGCTATGTGTTCGATGGCGGGGCTGTTAAGTGTTCTCTTGAGATCAGTAGAGGAGATACTTGCCAAGGACGGTGACATGAAATGGAATGCAACACCTTTGTTGCACTGTGTTCAACACTTAGCTGGACATTCGCTTAGTGTTGAAGACTTGCATAGATGGCTTCATGTTATTAAGACATCTCTTCAAACAGTGTGGTCAAGTCCTTTAATGGATGCTTTGGAGAAGGCAATGAGTGGGAACGAATCAAGAGGACCTTCATGTAGCTTTGAGTTCGTTGGTGAAAGCTCAGGGCTACTTGGTCCAGGAGAAACGCGTTGGCCTTTTACTAACGGCTATGCATTTGCAACTTGGATTTATATTGAGTCATTTGCTGATACTCTAAACGCTTCAACCGCAGCAGCCGCCATTGCTGCCGCTTTAGCCGCCAAATCAGGCAAGACATCGGCTGCTAATGTACATGCTGGTGAAGGTACAGGTCTGTTCAGCTTCTTGACTCCTGATAATAACCAAGGAATCGAAGTGTACTTCTATGCACAGTTTTTAGTAGTTGAGAGTAGTAGTGGTAAAGGAAACAAAGCTTCACTTCATTTCACTCATGCTTTTAAGCCTCAGTGTTGGTACTTCATTGGCCTTGAGCATACATGTAACCAAGGACTTTTAGGGAACTCAGAGAGTGAGCTGCGTCTGTATATAGACGGTTCCTTGTATGAGACTCTTCCTTTTGAGTTTCCTCGTATATCCAAACCACTTTCTTCTTGTTGCATTGGATCAAACCCTCCTCCTCCTGCATCTGCTGACCGTCGTCGGCGTCAGTGTGCTTTGTTTGCTGAGATGGGAccagtttatatatttaaagaatccATTGGTCCTGAAAGAATGACAAGATTGGCATCAAGAGGTGGTGATGTTTTGCCTTGTTTTGGCAATGGGGCTGGTCTTCCATGGTTAGCTACAAATGACCATGTCCGTAATGCGGCAGAGGAAAGCTGTCTTTTGGATTCAGAGCTTGGAGTGTACATTTACTTGCTTTACCACCCATGTCTACTTAGTGGACGGTTCTGTCCAGATGCTTCTCTACCTGGAGCAGCAGGTATATCCTCTTGGTTCGATTTATAGtctatactaaaatatttatatctgtGCATGGACACGGAAAAAACACTTAGTGTTATATAGTATTGAAAAATatctgtttatttttttggttaaggtACTTTAAGACGACCAGCTGAAGTGATTGGACAAGTCAATGTTGCAACAAGAATGAAGGCAGTGGAGTCTTTCTGGGCCTTAGCTTATGGAGGACCAATGTCTTTGCTTCCTCTAACAGTTAGCAATGTGTGTAAAGATACTCTTGAGCCATCTTCTAGTAATCTCCCATTGTCTTTGACTACATACTCTCTTGCTTCACCTATCTTTAGAATCATCTCAGTTGCTATCCAACATCCTTGTAACAATGAAGAGCTGTCTCGTACTCGAGGCCCTGAGATTCTAGCCACCATCCTTGGTTATCTTCTTCACTCACTCTCTTCTCTTGATCTCAATCATGATAGAGTAGAAGATGAGGAGCTAGTTGCTTCCATTGTCTCTGTTTGTCAATCTCAAAAGATCAACCATGCACTCAAAGTGCAGCTCTTCCGGACACTACTATTGGACCTGAAGATATGGAGTGTGTGCCATTACAGACTTCAGAAGAAGCTCTTGTCATCTCTTCAAGATATGGTCTTCACTGAAGCAGAAGCTATGAGGAATGCTGATGCTATTCAAATACTTCTTGATGGATGTAGAAGATGTTACTGGATGGTTCAAGAGAAAGACTCTGTCAACACTTTTTCTCTAGATGGGGATGTGCGTCCAATGGGTGAAGTTAATGCCTTGGTTGATGAGCTTTTGGTGATTATTGAGCTTCTAATGGGAGCAGCATCTTCTTCCTTTGCTTCTGCTGATGTTCATAGATTACTTGGGTTCATAGTTGATAGTCCACAGCCAAATCAGGTAACATGTTACATTAATTAACTATCAAACATACGTCCCTTCTCAgatattttaatattgtttaGTTGTTACATCTGTTCTAGGTGGCAAGGGTATTGCATCTCATGTTCAGGTTGGTTGTACAGCCAAATGCAGCAAAGGCGCAGACATTTGCAGAGGTATTTATAACATCAAGTGGGATAGAAacacttcttgttcttctgcagAGAGAAGCTAAAATGGGTGACGGCAACATTGTAGAATCTGTGTCTAAGGATGGAACAAGAATGACAACTGATC is from Brassica napus cultivar Da-Ae chromosome A4, Da-Ae, whole genome shotgun sequence and encodes:
- the LOC106449078 gene encoding cytochrome P450 76C4-like, yielding MEAALFLIFCFLLSFILLAAVRSKRRSTLLPPGPPGWPIIGNILQIGKAPHRSLADLSRIYGPVMSLRLGSLTTVIISSPEAAREVLKTHDQVLSGRIILDPIQSIHQDVSMAWLPSTSPRWRLWRKISATQMFSPQCLDATKTVRMKKVNELVTFISEICERGESINIARASFVTSLNLISNTLFSTDLGSYDSKISMELQESVVRIMETIGKPNLANYFPLIGFLDLQGIRKEMKVCSDVLFQVFQGFIDARNNEKTTRNESDLLDSLMDLVKENGPELKVNEIKHFIFDLFLAGTDTNSTTVEWAMAELLRNPKTMAKAQAEMDDVVGLNGVVQESHISDLPYLQALVKETLRLHPPGPLLGPHKAESNAEILGFLVPKNAQVLVNAWAIGRDSGIWENAEQFEPERFLVGREIDLKGRDFELIPFGAGRRICPGMSLAMKTVSLILASLLHSFQWKLQNGVLPEDLDMDESFGLSLHKANPLYAVPVLKPANGSLL